A single region of the Desulfotignum phosphitoxidans DSM 13687 genome encodes:
- the tkt gene encoding transketolase, with product MVDATENLDQLTINTIRALCMDAVQKANSGHPGAPMGLAPAAYVLFKKFLKHHPQNPAWIDRDRFVLSGGHASSLLYSLLYLFGYGLDLDDLKNFRQWGSRTPGHPEYGETPGVETTTGPLGQGIANAVGMAIAESHLAARFNKDDHALIDHHTFCMCGDGDLMEGVAMEAVSLAGHLGLGKLILIYDDNQITIEGATDIAFTENVADKFTAMNWHVTELANGNDLTAIQAAIQAGKEETDRPSLIKIRTHIAYGSPNKQDTADAHGAPLGDEEIRVVKKFYGLPEDLTFHVPEAVLNHTRNAMASGENLENGWQDVFSAYKKAYPEDAALFVDAVSGFLTKDWDKDIPEFSTSDAPVATRAASGKVLNAIAPNLPSLMGGSADLAPSNKTYLTCSGEFQKNDRNGRNIRFGVREHAMGAVLAGMYLHSGVRPYGGTFLVFADYMRPAIRLASLMNLPLIYVFTHDSVAVGEDGPTHQPVEHLAALRAIPGLHVVRPADANETAQAWKQALTTSNGPTALILSRQKLPVLDMSKRDGEFQYGAYAIQNRGKDADLILIATGSEVHISLKAAEILEKEHHIQTSVVSMPSWEWFEKAPAPYRARILPSEVTCRLAVEAGIGMGWEKYVGQNGAVVSIERFGASAPGGEVLEQLGMSVDNVVNQALSLVNG from the coding sequence ATGGTCGATGCCACAGAAAATTTGGATCAACTCACGATTAATACCATTCGAGCCCTTTGCATGGATGCCGTGCAAAAAGCCAATTCCGGCCATCCCGGCGCACCCATGGGCCTGGCACCGGCCGCTTATGTGCTGTTTAAAAAATTTTTAAAGCATCATCCCCAAAACCCGGCATGGATCGACCGGGACCGGTTTGTGCTGTCCGGGGGCCATGCCTCTTCTTTGCTTTACAGCCTGCTGTATCTGTTCGGGTATGGACTGGATTTGGATGATCTGAAAAATTTCAGACAATGGGGCTCCCGGACACCGGGACATCCGGAATACGGAGAAACCCCGGGCGTGGAGACCACCACAGGGCCTTTGGGCCAGGGCATTGCCAACGCCGTGGGCATGGCCATTGCCGAATCCCACCTGGCTGCCCGGTTCAACAAGGATGACCACGCACTCATTGATCATCATACCTTCTGCATGTGCGGGGACGGGGACCTCATGGAAGGGGTGGCCATGGAAGCCGTGTCTCTGGCCGGACATCTGGGTCTGGGAAAACTGATCCTGATCTATGATGACAACCAGATCACCATTGAAGGGGCCACGGATATCGCGTTCACGGAAAACGTGGCAGACAAATTCACGGCCATGAACTGGCATGTGACGGAATTGGCAAACGGCAATGACCTGACTGCCATTCAGGCCGCCATTCAGGCGGGCAAAGAAGAAACAGACCGCCCGTCCCTGATCAAGATCAGAACCCATATCGCCTATGGCAGCCCCAACAAGCAGGATACGGCCGATGCCCATGGGGCCCCCCTGGGGGACGAAGAGATCCGGGTGGTGAAAAAATTCTATGGACTGCCCGAGGATCTGACTTTTCATGTGCCTGAAGCCGTACTGAATCATACCCGCAACGCAATGGCATCCGGTGAAAACCTGGAGAACGGGTGGCAGGATGTTTTCTCAGCCTATAAAAAAGCCTATCCCGAAGATGCGGCCCTGTTTGTGGATGCCGTGAGCGGATTTCTGACCAAGGACTGGGACAAAGATATTCCGGAGTTTTCCACATCCGATGCCCCGGTAGCCACCCGGGCCGCTTCAGGCAAGGTGCTCAATGCCATTGCCCCGAACCTTCCGTCCCTCATGGGCGGGTCTGCGGACCTGGCCCCGTCCAACAAGACCTATCTCACCTGTTCCGGCGAGTTTCAAAAAAATGACCGAAATGGCCGCAACATCCGGTTCGGGGTCCGGGAACATGCCATGGGCGCAGTTCTGGCCGGCATGTACCTGCATTCCGGGGTCCGTCCCTATGGGGGCACCTTTCTGGTGTTTGCGGATTACATGCGCCCGGCCATCCGGCTGGCATCGCTGATGAATCTGCCTTTGATCTATGTGTTCACCCATGACAGCGTGGCAGTAGGGGAAGACGGCCCCACCCATCAGCCCGTGGAACATCTGGCGGCCCTGCGGGCCATCCCCGGGCTCCATGTGGTACGTCCGGCCGATGCCAATGAAACGGCCCAGGCCTGGAAACAGGCGTTAACCACCTCAAACGGGCCGACTGCCCTGATTTTGAGCCGTCAGAAACTGCCGGTCCTGGATATGTCGAAACGGGACGGAGAATTTCAATACGGGGCCTATGCCATTCAAAACCGGGGAAAGGACGCGGATCTGATCCTCATCGCCACGGGCTCGGAAGTCCATATCAGCCTGAAAGCGGCAGAAATACTGGAAAAGGAACACCATATCCAGACATCGGTGGTGTCCATGCCGTCCTGGGAATGGTTTGAAAAAGCCCCGGCCCCCTATCGGGCACGTATCCTGCCTTCGGAAGTGACCTGCCGCCTGGCCGTGGAGGCCGGTATCGGCATGGGATGGGAAAAATATGTGGGGCAAAACGGGGCCGTGGTCAGCATCGAGCGGTTCGGGGCCT